In Motilibacter aurantiacus, one genomic interval encodes:
- the dapE gene encoding succinyl-diaminopimelate desuccinylase has protein sequence MAVPSLDLSQDVVSLTAAVCDIPSVSGAETVLADAVEAALRQVPWLRVDRDGDAVVARTSLGLPERAVVAGHLDTVPLASGSLPTRLADGVLHGRGTVDMKGGVAVALRLAATVPAPTRDVTYVFYDHEEVEAARNGLGRIARTHPDWLVGSFAILMEPSNAQVEGGCNGTLRAEVTTRGVAAHSARAWMGRNAIHEAGVLLDRLRAYEPRSVEVDGLVYKEGLNAVLVRGGVAGNVIPDECVVTVNYRFAPSLSVDEAADHVRHLFEGYEVRVVDAAAGARPGLDVPAAAAFVRAVGAQPLPKYGWTDVARFSALGVPAVNYGPGDPSLAHRDDERVPVEQLVACEERLRAWLAG, from the coding sequence ATCGCCGTGCCGTCGCTCGATCTGTCGCAGGACGTCGTCTCGCTCACCGCCGCGGTCTGCGACATCCCCTCGGTGAGCGGGGCGGAGACCGTGCTGGCCGACGCCGTCGAGGCCGCGCTGCGGCAGGTGCCATGGCTGCGGGTCGACCGTGACGGCGACGCCGTCGTGGCACGCACCTCGCTCGGGCTGCCGGAGCGGGCGGTGGTCGCCGGCCATCTGGACACCGTGCCGCTGGCCTCGGGGAGCCTGCCGACCCGGCTCGCCGACGGCGTCCTGCACGGCCGCGGCACGGTCGACATGAAGGGCGGGGTCGCGGTGGCGCTACGGCTCGCCGCCACCGTGCCGGCGCCCACCCGCGACGTGACGTACGTGTTCTACGACCACGAGGAGGTCGAGGCCGCCCGCAACGGGCTGGGCCGCATCGCGCGCACGCACCCCGACTGGCTCGTCGGGTCCTTCGCGATCCTCATGGAGCCGAGCAACGCCCAGGTCGAGGGTGGCTGCAACGGCACGCTGCGCGCCGAGGTGACGACCCGCGGCGTGGCCGCGCACAGCGCGCGCGCCTGGATGGGCCGCAACGCCATCCACGAGGCCGGGGTCCTGCTCGACCGGTTGCGCGCCTACGAGCCGCGCTCGGTCGAGGTCGACGGGCTGGTCTACAAGGAGGGGCTCAACGCGGTCCTCGTACGCGGAGGCGTCGCCGGCAACGTCATCCCCGACGAGTGCGTGGTGACGGTGAACTACCGCTTCGCGCCGAGCCTGTCGGTGGACGAGGCGGCCGACCACGTCCGGCACCTGTTCGAGGGCTACGAGGTGCGCGTCGTGGACGCCGCCGCCGGCGCGCGCCCCGGGCTCGACGTCCCCGCCGCGGCGGCCTTCGTGCGGGCGGTCGGCGCGCAGCCGCTGCCGAAGTACGGCTGGACGGACGTCGCGCGCTTCTCAGCGCTCGGCGTACCGGCCGTCAACTACGGGCCGGGGGACCCGTCGCTGGCCCACCGGGACGACGAGCGGGTGCCGGTCGAGCAGCTCGTCGCGTGCGAGGAGCGGCTGCGGGCCTGGCTGGCCGGCTGA
- the dapD gene encoding 2,3,4,5-tetrahydropyridine-2,6-dicarboxylate N-succinyltransferase yields the protein MTEAPGPVAIAADETTRKAWGWGLATSTYEGVTLDTWFPAPALGEPTDEHDGGHTADQLRRLVGDDADRGVRLDTVRRVIDLDAPPVDASDAYLRLHLLSHRLVRPNDVNLDGLFGILANVVWTESGPCSPDGFEETRLRLLAAGRKAHVRGVDKFPQMTDYVVPAGVRIADASRVRLGAHLAAGTTVMHEGFVNFNAGTLGASMVEGRVSQGVVVGDGSDVGGGASIMGTLSGGGTEKITIGERCLLGANSGLGISLGDESVVEAGLYVTAGTKVTLPDSSVVKARELSSRKGILLRRNSVSGAVEAVARTGSWGGLNEALHAND from the coding sequence GTGACCGAGGCACCTGGGCCCGTGGCCATCGCTGCGGACGAGACGACACGCAAGGCGTGGGGCTGGGGCCTCGCGACGTCGACGTACGAGGGGGTCACGCTCGACACGTGGTTCCCGGCGCCCGCGCTGGGCGAGCCGACCGACGAGCACGACGGCGGTCACACCGCCGACCAGCTGCGCCGGCTGGTGGGCGACGACGCGGACCGCGGCGTACGCCTCGACACCGTGCGCCGGGTGATCGACCTAGACGCCCCGCCCGTGGACGCGTCAGACGCGTACCTCCGGCTCCACCTGCTCTCGCACCGGCTCGTGCGGCCCAACGACGTCAACCTCGACGGGCTGTTCGGCATCCTCGCCAACGTCGTGTGGACCGAGTCCGGCCCCTGCTCGCCCGACGGCTTCGAGGAGACGCGGCTCCGGCTGCTGGCCGCGGGCCGCAAGGCGCACGTGCGCGGCGTCGACAAGTTCCCGCAGATGACCGACTACGTCGTGCCGGCGGGCGTGCGGATCGCGGACGCCTCGCGGGTACGCCTCGGCGCGCACCTCGCGGCCGGCACCACGGTCATGCACGAGGGTTTCGTGAACTTCAACGCCGGGACCCTGGGCGCCTCGATGGTCGAGGGCCGGGTCAGCCAGGGCGTGGTCGTCGGCGACGGGTCGGACGTGGGCGGCGGGGCCTCGATCATGGGCACGCTGTCCGGCGGCGGCACCGAGAAGATCACGATCGGCGAGCGCTGCCTGCTCGGGGCCAACTCCGGGCTGGGCATCTCGCTCGGCGACGAGTCGGTCGTCGAGGCCGGCCTCTACGTCACGGCAGGCACGAAGGTCACGCTGCCGGACAGCTCGGTCGTCAAGGCGCGCGAGCTCTCGTCCCGCAAGGGCATCCTCCTGCGCCGCAACAGCGTCAGCGGCGCCGTCGAGGCCGTCGCCCGCACCGGCAGCTGGGGCGGGCTCAACGAGGCGCTGCACGCCAACGACTGA
- a CDS encoding YceI family protein translates to MTATEFDAPTSAIEDLTGDYTIDAAHSRVGFVARHAMVTKVRGHFGEFEGSAHLDAANPAASTAQITIQVASVDTNQAQRDEHLRTGDFFEADAYPTITFTSTSAEALGDESYRLHGDLTIKGVTRPVAVDFEFTGSAKDPFGNLRAGFEGKTTIKRSDWGLTYNAALETGGVLVSDKIVLEFDISAVKNAPAA, encoded by the coding sequence ATGACCGCCACCGAGTTCGACGCCCCCACCTCGGCCATCGAGGACCTGACCGGCGACTACACGATCGACGCCGCCCACAGCCGCGTCGGCTTCGTCGCCCGCCACGCGATGGTCACGAAGGTCCGCGGCCACTTCGGCGAGTTCGAGGGCAGCGCGCACCTCGACGCCGCCAACCCGGCCGCGTCGACCGCGCAGATCACCATCCAGGTCGCGAGCGTCGACACGAACCAGGCGCAGCGCGACGAGCACCTGCGGACCGGCGACTTCTTCGAGGCCGACGCCTACCCGACCATCACCTTCACCAGCACCTCCGCCGAGGCGCTCGGCGACGAGAGCTACCGCCTGCACGGCGACCTGACCATCAAGGGCGTCACCCGCCCCGTCGCCGTCGACTTCGAGTTCACCGGCTCGGCGAAGGACCCGTTCGGCAACCTGCGCGCCGGCTTCGAGGGCAAGACCACGATCAAGCGCTCGGACTGGGGCCTGACCTACAACGCCGCGCTCGAGACCGGCGGCGTGCTCGTCAGCGACAAGATCGTCCTCGAGTTCGACATCTCGGCCGTCAAGAACGCGCCGGCCGCCTGA
- a CDS encoding DUF1648 domain-containing protein: MPRLAFLVSALAHAAAVAWSAAVLPDRVPTHWGADLRPDAWGSRAGLVTAAALGGAALAALFTGLAALVRRIPLTYVNVPHTDHWTSAANVPALRTRLRSDVLWIGAATLLLLAGLTVLSTQAARSDGQRLPWTFVVLLLGYLVALAGRCGWMYRVRYRPD, encoded by the coding sequence GTGCCCCGTCTGGCGTTCCTGGTCTCCGCCCTCGCGCATGCCGCGGCGGTGGCCTGGAGCGCCGCCGTGCTGCCGGACCGGGTGCCGACCCACTGGGGTGCGGACCTGAGGCCGGACGCCTGGGGGTCGCGTGCCGGTCTCGTGACCGCTGCGGCGCTGGGTGGCGCGGCTCTGGCGGCGCTGTTCACCGGCCTCGCGGCGCTGGTGCGCCGGATCCCGCTGACGTACGTCAACGTCCCGCACACCGACCACTGGACATCCGCCGCCAACGTGCCGGCCCTGCGCACACGGCTCCGGTCGGACGTGCTCTGGATCGGGGCGGCGACACTCCTTCTCCTCGCGGGCCTCACGGTGCTGAGCACCCAGGCCGCGCGATCGGACGGGCAGCGGCTCCCGTGGACGTTCGTGGTGCTGCTGCTGGGCTACCTCGTGGCCCTCGCCGGCCGCTGCGGGTGGATGTACCGCGTCCGCTACCGACCGGACTGA
- a CDS encoding SDR family oxidoreductase translates to MSQQDQHAPQDPTQQYQQPQSGGEQIESPGGSGSTTGAMEEKPDHGEETYRGTGKLEGKKAIITGGDSGIGRAVALAFAREGADVLIAYLETEEDDARETVRLIESAGRKAVTCPGDLREEAQCRTVIDTAVEQLGGIDVLVNNAAYQMAQPGGIEDITTEQFDRVMKTNLYAMFWLSKMAIPHLKPGSAIINTASIQASQPSPPLLDYATTKAGIVNFTKGLGQMLAEKGIRVNAVAPGPIWTPLIPATMPEEKVESFGEQTPMGRAGQPAELAPAYVFFASQESSYVTAEVLGVTGGQPLT, encoded by the coding sequence GTGAGCCAGCAGGACCAGCACGCACCGCAGGACCCCACCCAGCAGTACCAGCAGCCGCAATCGGGGGGCGAGCAGATCGAGTCGCCCGGCGGCAGCGGCTCGACGACCGGGGCCATGGAGGAGAAGCCGGACCACGGCGAGGAGACCTACCGCGGCACCGGCAAGCTCGAGGGCAAGAAGGCGATCATCACCGGCGGTGACTCCGGCATCGGTCGTGCCGTCGCGCTCGCGTTCGCCCGCGAGGGCGCCGACGTGCTGATCGCGTACCTGGAGACCGAGGAGGACGACGCCCGGGAGACCGTGCGCCTGATCGAGAGCGCCGGCCGAAAGGCCGTCACCTGCCCCGGGGACCTGCGCGAGGAGGCGCAGTGCCGGACGGTGATCGACACCGCCGTCGAGCAGCTCGGCGGGATCGACGTCCTGGTGAACAACGCGGCGTACCAGATGGCGCAGCCCGGTGGCATCGAGGACATCACCACCGAGCAGTTCGACCGGGTGATGAAGACGAACCTCTACGCGATGTTCTGGCTGTCGAAGATGGCCATCCCGCACCTGAAGCCAGGTTCAGCCATCATCAACACCGCGTCGATCCAGGCGTCCCAGCCCTCGCCCCCGCTGCTCGACTACGCGACGACGAAGGCCGGGATCGTCAACTTCACCAAGGGCCTGGGCCAGATGCTCGCGGAGAAGGGGATCCGGGTGAACGCGGTCGCCCCCGGCCCCATCTGGACGCCGCTCATCCCGGCCACCATGCCGGAGGAGAAGGTGGAGTCGTTCGGTGAGCAGACGCCCATGGGCCGCGCCGGCCAGCCCGCCGAGCTCGCGCCCGCGTACGTGTTCTTCGCCTCGCAGGAGTCGAGCTACGTCACCGCCGAGGTGCTCGGCGTGACCGGGGGGCAGCCGCTGACGTAG
- a CDS encoding NUDIX hydrolase, which yields MRRDVVRMGQTGATYDVVEQPGGVAVVPLGATGSVCGITIAGLLTPTSRLPGVIPVWMGRQGCA from the coding sequence GTGCGCCGCGACGTCGTACGCATGGGGCAGACAGGCGCGACGTACGACGTCGTCGAGCAGCCGGGCGGGGTCGCCGTCGTCCCCCTCGGCGCGACCGGCTCCGTGTGCGGGATCACGATCGCCGGCCTCCTGACGCCCACGTCGCGATTGCCCGGGGTCATCCCGGTGTGGATGGGTAGGCAGGGCTGCGCCTGA
- the dapC gene encoding succinyldiaminopimelate transaminase, with the protein MSGASLVAGSTVGRPALPDFPWDRLVPFRRTAEQAAGDAGIVDLSVGTPVDPVPAVIREALAAAADSPGYPTTHGTSALRSAAVGWMSRCLGVPGVDPAAVLPTIGSKELVAWLPTLLGLGAGDTVVLPAAAYPTYAVGALLAGATPFATDSLTAAGPGRVSLLWVNSPANPTGRVLPVEHLRKIVSWARERGVVVASDECYIELGWEGTAPVSILHPDVCGGSHDGLLAVHSLSKRSNFAGYRAGFVVGDPSLVARLLDTRKHAGMMLPAPVQAAAAAALADDAHVAEQKERYRARRALLLAALNAAGFRVDASEAGLYLWATRGEDCWETVRACAERGVLVTPGEFYGAAGAQHVRVALTASDDAVRRGVEALAV; encoded by the coding sequence TTGAGCGGCGCTTCCCTCGTGGCCGGCTCCACCGTGGGCCGTCCCGCCCTGCCGGACTTCCCCTGGGACCGGCTCGTGCCGTTCCGGCGCACGGCGGAGCAGGCCGCGGGGGACGCCGGCATCGTCGACCTCTCGGTCGGCACCCCCGTGGACCCGGTCCCCGCGGTGATCCGCGAGGCGTTGGCCGCCGCCGCCGACTCACCCGGCTACCCGACGACGCACGGCACGTCCGCGCTGCGCTCGGCCGCCGTCGGCTGGATGTCGCGCTGCCTCGGCGTGCCGGGGGTCGACCCGGCGGCCGTGCTGCCGACGATCGGCTCCAAGGAGCTCGTCGCCTGGCTGCCCACGCTGCTCGGGCTGGGCGCCGGCGACACCGTCGTGCTCCCCGCGGCGGCGTACCCGACCTATGCCGTGGGCGCGCTGCTCGCGGGCGCCACGCCGTTCGCGACCGACTCGCTGACCGCGGCCGGCCCCGGGCGGGTGTCCCTCCTGTGGGTCAACTCGCCGGCCAACCCGACGGGCCGAGTGCTGCCCGTCGAGCACCTGCGCAAGATCGTCTCCTGGGCGCGTGAGCGCGGCGTGGTCGTGGCGTCCGACGAGTGCTACATCGAGCTCGGCTGGGAGGGCACCGCGCCGGTCTCCATCCTGCACCCGGACGTGTGCGGGGGGTCGCACGACGGGCTGCTCGCCGTCCACTCGCTGAGCAAGCGGAGCAACTTCGCCGGCTATCGCGCGGGGTTCGTCGTTGGCGACCCGTCGCTGGTGGCCCGGCTGCTGGATACCCGCAAGCACGCCGGGATGATGCTGCCGGCGCCCGTGCAGGCGGCCGCCGCTGCAGCGCTCGCCGACGACGCGCACGTCGCCGAGCAGAAGGAGCGCTACCGGGCCCGCCGCGCGCTGCTGCTGGCCGCGCTCAACGCCGCTGGCTTCCGGGTCGACGCCTCCGAGGCCGGGCTCTACCTCTGGGCCACCCGGGGCGAGGACTGCTGGGAGACCGTGCGGGCCTGCGCCGAGCGCGGCGTGCTCGTGACGCCGGGGGAGTTCTACGGGGCAGCGGGCGCCCAGCACGTGCGGGTGGCCCTGACGGCGTCCGACGACGCCGTGCGCCGCGGCGTGGAGGCGCTGGCGGTCTGA
- the fdxA gene encoding ferredoxin, whose translation MTYVIAQPCVDVKDKACIEECPVDCIYEGERMLYIHPDECVDCGACEPVCPVEAIFYEDDVPDQWKDFYKANVEFFSDLGSPGGASKMGLIEKDHPLIVALPPQAE comes from the coding sequence GTGACGTACGTCATCGCCCAGCCGTGTGTGGACGTGAAGGACAAGGCCTGCATCGAGGAGTGCCCTGTCGACTGCATCTACGAGGGCGAGCGGATGCTCTACATCCACCCCGACGAGTGCGTCGACTGCGGTGCGTGCGAGCCGGTCTGCCCCGTGGAGGCGATCTTCTACGAGGACGACGTGCCGGACCAGTGGAAGGACTTCTACAAGGCGAACGTGGAGTTCTTCTCCGACCTGGGCTCCCCCGGCGGCGCCTCGAAGATGGGCCTGATCGAGAAGGACCACCCGCTGATCGTCGCCCTGCCCCCGCAGGCCGAGTAG